From a region of the Lactuca sativa cultivar Salinas chromosome 4, Lsat_Salinas_v11, whole genome shotgun sequence genome:
- the LOC111891708 gene encoding uncharacterized protein LOC111891708, with the protein MFQPRETNPHFQPRIQRPAQTDDHTDGSILPTRFRPSPPSPSPTVPILPRSQRPDSHLSILSPVPVPVPVSVPARGPPHSRPSPVSHQRFGVPQYPSPSLHVPPQRRTKRLTWLVAICCVFFWIIVILGGLILLIVYLAYRPHYPKFDIASASLNAAYLDLGYLLNGDMTLLANFTNPNKKVNVEFRYMVINLYFEGTLIAARYVEPLSVSPRGYKLRDVHMVSSQIPFSRRHVAQLNEQIQIGRIMFEAKSFLRTTSNLGGFFRYSYWLYGHCKFVVSGPPSGILVDKKCETKR; encoded by the coding sequence ATGTTTCAGCCACGCGAAACCAACCCACATTTTCAGCCACGGATCCAACGGCCCGCCCAAACCGATGACCACACAGACGGTTCAATCCTTCCGACACGGTTCAGACCATCCCCACCTTCTCCATCTCCAACGGTTCCAATCTTACCACGCTCACAAAGACCAGATTCTCATTTATCAATATTATCTCCAGTACCAGTACCAGTTCCAGTATCTGTACCTGCAAGGGGCCCACCACATTCGCGTCCGTCGCCAGTTAGTCACCAACGCTTCGGTGTTCCCCAATACCCTTCACCATCACTACATGTCCCACCACAACGGAGAACCAAGCGACTAACATGGCTAGTCGCGATATGTTGTGTTTTCttttggattattgtaatacTGGGTGGCTTGATTCTACTGATTGTCTACCTTGCATACCGTCCACACTACCCTAAGTTTGATATCGCGAGCGCAAGCCTCAATGCGGCGTATCTTGATCTTGGTTATCTGCTTAATGGGGACATGACTTTGCTAGCAAATTTTACAAATCCGAACAAGAAAGTGAATGTTGAATTCCGTTACATGGTCATTAATCTTTATTTTGAAGGTACTTTAATTGCTGCTCGATATGTAGAACCTTTATCAGTTTCGCCTAGAGGTTATAAGCTTAGGGATGTTCATATGGTAAGCAGTCAGATCCCGTTTTCCAGAAGACATGTGGCACAATTGAATGAGCAGATACAAATCGGGAGGATTATGTTTGAAGCAAAGAGTTTCCTTCGTACAACGTCAAATCTTGGTGGGTTTTTTCGATACTCGTATTGGTTATATGGTCACTGCAAATTTGTAGTGAGTGGTCCTCCTAGCGGTATTTTGGTCGATAAAAAGTGTGAAACCAAACGGTGA